A region of Saccharomyces mikatae IFO 1815 strain IFO1815 genome assembly, chromosome: 12 DNA encodes the following proteins:
- the IOC2 gene encoding Ioc2p (similar to Saccharomyces cerevisiae IOC2 (YLR095C); ancestral locus Anc_8.278), whose product MRLKRTRNTRNAEASVHASAVNADDEDWKVYVSEDVITQLNKYQLPHSGILQEKITDLANHWCFQYVIAWLSNVCESYVTTTFSADQYGATSTKCLWKNIKFDEDIFVTDVFSKIDGMDSNYYNDEVDVDIDSPNLYDKVRLQLLHQLAGNKSSQLKDWNVIVNHHFQNSSKFLDLVTDAPFLELDIARQFKTIYSIIKLIEMKNMMFKNYLVNNLHLFTFSEIILEDDDSGEEKLESLFALPNVGVLVKKTIHRVKEDPSSQISQTLNIPIKLQNCTIKEFDPKVPDSVELIHLEYSRDIDAYLQSITIDYEVITTGWESMLGYWSQNSNSKVIDEFITSLIPIYAEHRLYSAKILVNREKERAIAELMTRRKRSSRLVAKEEENKKKDLESEWFEKLDEREQFIRHRNKLVSKEIKKIKDLLWNQLWQSYDQDYRDEKLTRRNEFTGGSGSGTPSLEMSPGEKESSPFLNEIDNGVLDHGPNFLSKIIPVEPPIPGIAGLLQTADVPELPTDFCITKEELDELANYGIFTPQQEPDNQDSVFQCPGEPELAPMVITEEIDLFNNRPLICCDNCYRWQHWECQPPKIVELISLTTKAPQHALSQRDFGVIIMGNSHGNRRSSRRPQSTPEPSTKSSRPTDKRKPLGECATFICAWCIKDLELELRNIFVPELKVIRAKQRKQQEDRERRKKMKEEKKKLELLANQRKLTQSMSPPVFNNASPHISSASPPSITAYRATTSTINPELNLDAAHPIITHSHQTSNKTVPQPPQPPQPPIQLQSQLHQQQQQPQEQNFHFQYPPAN is encoded by the coding sequence ATGagattgaaaagaacaaggAATACAAGAAATGCAGAAGCGAGCGTGCATGCGAGTGCTGTAAACGCAGATGACGAAGACTGGAAAGTTTATGTTTCCGAAGACGTAATAACTCAATTAAACAAGTATCAGCTGCCGCATTCCGGAATATTACAGGAGAAAATCACGGATTTGGCCAATCACTGGTGTTTTCAGTACGTGATTGCTTGGCTCTCCAATGTTTGCGAATCATATGTTACAACTACATTTAGCGCTGATCAATATGGCGCTACCTCTACCAAATGCTTGTGGAAGAACATCAAGTTCGATGAAGACATATTTGTGACGGATGTATTCTCGAAGATAGATGGAATGGACTCGAACTACTACAACGATGAAGTGGACGTAGATATTGATTCGCCAAATTTGTACGATAAGGTGAGATTGCAATTATTACATCAATTGGCGGGCAATAAGAGCAGCCAATTAAAAGATTGGAATGTTATTGTTAATCACCATTTCCAAAACTCGAGCAAGTTCTTAGATTTGGTTACGGACGCGCCCTTCCTAGAGCTTGATATTGCGCGCCAGTTCAAGACCATTTACAGTATAATAAAATTAAtcgaaatgaaaaatatgatgttCAAAAATTACTTAGTTAATAACTTGCACCTGTTCACATTTAGTGAAATCATactagaagatgacgataGCGGAGAGGAGAAACTGGAGAGTCTATTTGCTTTACCCAACGTTGGTGTGCttgtaaaaaaaaccatTCACAGAGTAAAAGAAGACCCTTCTTCCCAGATCTCTCAGACTTTAAATATCCCGATAAAGCTACAAAACTGTACTATAAAAGAATTCGATCCCAAGGTTCCTGATTCCGTCGAGCTCATCCATCTCGAGTATTCTCGCGACATCGATGCATATCTTCAATCGATTACAATCGATTACGAGGTGATCACTACAGGTTGGGAATCCATGCTAGGATACTGGTCACAGAACAGTAACTCGAAGGTAATCGATGAGTTTATTACGAGCTTGATACCGATATATGCAGAACACAGACTATATTCGGCAAAAATCCTGGTCAATAGAGAGAAGGAGCGGGCTATTGCCGAACTAATgacaagaaggaaaagatcCTCCAGACTCGTAGcgaaagaagaagaaaacaagaaaaaagatctGGAAAGTGAATGGTTTGAAAAACTAGATGAAAGAGAACAATTTATAAGACACAGAAATAAGCTAGTGTCGAAAGAGatcaaaaagataaagGACCTCCTATGGAACCAATTATGGCAATCGTATGATCAAGATTATAGAGATGAAAAGTTGACTAGGCGTAATGAGTTTACAGGTGGAAGTGGTTCCGGTACCCCATCCCTAGAAATGTCGCCGggcgaaaaagaaagcagcccttttttgaatgaaatCGATAATGGAGTTCTTGATCATGGACCCAACTTTCTGTCAAAGATAATACCTGTGGAACCACCCATTCCTGGTATTGCCGGTCTACTACAAACCGCTGACGTCCCTGAACTCCCTACTGATTTCTGCATAACTAAGGAGGAATTAGACGAACTGGCCAATTACGGGATTTTTACTCCACAACAGGAACCGGACAACCAAGATTCTGTTTTTCAATGCCCCGGCGAACCAGAATTGGCGCCGATGGTCATCACCGAGGAGATTGACCTGTTTAACAATCGCCCATTGATATGCTGTGATAATTGTTATAGGTGGCAACATTGGGAATGCCAGCCTCCAAAGATCGTAGAGCTTATATCGTTGACTACAAAAGCCCCACAGCACGCGCTATCACAACGTGATTTTGGCGTCATCATAATGGGAAATTCTCACGGAAACAGGAGATCTTCTCGCAGACCCCAGTCCACACCCGAACCCAGCACCAAGTCTTCGAGACCCACTGATAAGAGGAAGCCTTTGGGCGAGTGCGCTACCTTTATCTGCGCTTGGTGTATTAAGGATTTGGAGCTTGAGCTGCGCAACATCTTCGTGCCTGAACTGAAAGTGATAAGAGCCaagcaaagaaaacagCAAGAAGACCGTGaaaggaggaagaaaatgaaggaagagaagaaaaaactcGAACTGCTTGCAAACCAAAGGAAACTGACCCAGTCCATGTCACCTCCGGTGTTCAACAATGCATCTCCGCATATATCAAGTGCGTCACCTCCTAGTATCACTGCGTACCGGGCAACCACCTCAACTATCAACCCAGAACTTAACTTAGATGCCGCTCACCCCATAATCACGCACTCACACCAAACTAGTAACAAAACTGTGCCACAACCACCACAACCACCGCAACCACCAATTCAATTGCAATCACAGTTGCaccaacagcaacaacaacccCAAGAACAGAACTTTCACTTCCAGTACCCTCCCGCCAACTAA
- the KIN2 gene encoding serine/threonine protein kinase KIN2 (similar to Saccharomyces cerevisiae KIN1 (YDR122W) and KIN2 (YLR096W); ancestral locus Anc_8.279), translated as MPNPNTADYLVNPNFKTSKGESLSPTPEAFNDTRIIAPATLRMMGKQFGSRNDQQQAPLMPPADIKQTKEQVTQRQNDASRPNSYNNSNLNGSMELRQFHRRSLGDWEFLETVGAGSMGKVKLVKHRQTKEVCVIKIVNRASKAYLHKQHSLPSPKNENEVLERQKRLEKEIARDKRTIREASLGQILYHPHICRLFEMCTMSNHFYMLFEYVSGGQLLDYIIQHGSLKEHHARKFARGIASALQYLHSNNIVHRDLKIENIMISSSGEIKIIDFGLSNIFDYRKQLHTFCGSLYFAAPELLKAQPYTGPEVDIWSFGIVLYVLVCGKVPFDDENSSILHEKIKKGKVDYPSHLSIEAISLLTKMIVVDPLRRATLKTVVDHPWMNRGYDFKAPSYILNRVPLTPEMIDGQVLKEMYRLEFIDDIEDARRSLIRLVTEKEYIQLSQEYWDKLSNAKGLSSSLNNNYLKPTAQQSLVQTQITNTHLPSNSNEPDSNFEDPTLAYHPLLSIYHLVSEMVARKLAKLQRRQAMALQAQTQQRQQQQQQMAPDSKVTLVNTSSAMMNKTRSPQKASVSNADIFQVPAIATPGSSNNSNSLNKPPLHVIVPPKLTVPEQAHTSPTSRNITDIHTELNDVLKASPGPVTGEYQQRSASPAVGEQQERNTIGGIFRRISQSGQSQYPSRQQEPLSERQPQSYMSKPNEHSVKVPKSHARTISDYIPSVRRYPSYMANSLDSKQRNSVKNTTIIPPIKTASQKQSSGLPALPQNADLIVQKQRQKILQENLDKLRIDDNDSNNDVNTVVDGINNDNGDHYLSVPKSRKLHPSARAKSVGHARRESLKFTRPPIPATVLPSDMKNDNGFLGEANHERYNPVNKNFSTVPEDSATYNNNSIENSSNGPLPVYSQELTEKQILEEASKAPPGSMPSIDYPKSMFLKGFFSVQTTSSKPLPIVRHDIISVLTKMRIEFKEVKGGFICVQQRSPVADSVVPIINTTDVGFDSGKVIDLQNSLDSKLSSSYHSATSTASRNNSIKRQGSCKRGQNNIPLTPLATNTHQRNSSILLSPTYGNQSNGTSGELSSTSLEYVQQQDDILTTSRVQNINDINGPLEHNNAYSNKERPPIRFEIHIVKVRIVGLAGVHFKKVSGNTWLYKELASYILKELNL; from the coding sequence ATGCCTAACCCGAATACAGCAGATTACTTGGTGAATCCGAATTTCAAGACCAGTAAAGGGGAGTCCTTGTCACCAACACCGGAGGCATTTAATGATACGCGAATTATAGCACCAGCTACCCTGCGCATGATGGGCAAACAATTCGGGTCAAGGAATGACCAACAACAAGCACCGTTAATGCCTCCTGCAGATATCAAACAAACTAAAGAGCAAGTAACCCAAAGACAAAATGATGCATCTAGGCCTAATAGTTATAATAACAGTAATCTGAATGGTAGTATGGAATTAAGGCAATTTCATAGAAGGTCTCTGGGAGACTGGGAGTTTCTCGAAACGGTAGGTGCGGGCTCTATGGGTAAAGTTAAATTAGTTAAGCATCGTCAAACAAAGGAGGTTTGTGTGATAAAGATTGTTAATAGGGCCTCCAAGGCTTATCTTCACAAACAACACTCTTTACCTTCTCCgaagaatgaaaatgaagtacTCGAGAGACAAAAACGGctagaaaaggaaattgcGAGGGATAAAAGAACTATTAGGGAAGCCTCTTTGGGCCAAATTCTTTACCATCCTCATATATGTCGTTTGTTTGAAATGTGCACCATGTCAAACCATTTTTATATGCTTTTCGAATATGTTTCTGGTGGACAGCTATTGGATTATATAATTCAGCACGGTTCTTTAAAGGAGCATCATGCCAGAAAATTTGCTAGGGGTATCGCCAGTGCATTGCAATACTTACATTCCAATAATATTGTTCATCGAGATCTGAAAATCGAAAATATAATGATATCCAGTTCAGgagaaattaaaattattgattttggTCTCTCTaacatttttgattatAGGAAACAATTACATACTTTTTGTGGTTCTTTATACTTTGCCGCACCAGAACTATTAAAAGCACAGCCTTACACAGGGCCTGAAGTAGATATTTGGTCATTTGGTATTGTTCTTTATGTTTTGGTCTGCGGTAAAGTAccatttgatgatgaaaactCAAGCATCCTACATGAGAAGATTAAAAAAGGCAAAGTGGATTATCCCTCGCACTTATCCATTGAAGCTATATCTTTATTAACCAAAATGATCGTTGTGGATCCATTAAGAAGAGCGACTCTAAAAACTGTCGTTGACCATCCGTGGATGAATAGAGGTTACGATTTTAAGGCACCATCATATATTCTTAATCGCGTACCATTAACCCCAGAAATGATAGATGGCCAAGTCTTGAAGGAAATGTACCGTCTAGAATTCATTGACGATATTGAGGATGCAAGAAGATCGTTGATCCGATTAGTCactgaaaaagaatacatTCAACTTTCCCAAGAATATTGGGATAAGTTATCCAACGCCAAAGGGTTAAGTTCAAGTTTAAACAACAACTATCTTAAGCCAACGGCACAGCAGAGTTTAGTACAGACACAAATTACAAATACTCACCTGCCAAGTAATTCTAATGAACCGGATAGTAATTTTGAAGACCCTACTTTAGCATATCATCCGTTACTATCAATATACCATTTGGTTTCAGAAATGGTTGCACGTAAATTAGCAAAGTTACAAAGAAGGCAAGCTATGGCTCTTCAAGCGCAGACACAACAAagacagcagcagcagcagcaaatGGCACCAGATAGTAAGGTCACCCTGGTTAATACCTCTTCAGCAATGATgaataaaacaagaagCCCACAGAAGGCATCAGTATCCAATGCTGACATTTTCCAAGTACCTGCAATCGCAACACCGGGATCCTCGAATAACTCCAATTCTCTAAACAAACCCCCATTACATGTAATTGTTCCTCCAAAATTAACAGTACCTGAGCAAGCACATACTTCACCAACATCTAGGAATATCACAGACATCCACACAGAATTAAATGATGTTTTGAAAGCAAGTCCTGGCCCTGTAACTGGCGAGTATCAACAACGTTCAGCTTCACCCGCAGTAGGAGAACAGCAAGAGAGAAACACAATAGGTGGAATATTCAGAAGAATATCACAAAGCGGACAGTCTCAATACCCCTCACGGCAACAAGAACCTCTTTCAGAAAGACAACCTCAATCATATATGTCAAAACCAAATGAACATTCTGTCAAAGTACCGAAAAGCCATGCTCGGACTATATCAGATTATATTCCTAGCGTTAGGAGATATCCATCCTATATGGCAAACTCACTTGACTCAAAGCAGCGTAATTCAGTAAAGAATACTACTATAATACCTCCAATAAAAACAGCATCACAAAAACAAAGTAGCGGCCTTCCCGCTTTACCTCAGAACGCCGACTTGATTGTTCAGAAACAGCGACAAAAGATACTCCAGGAAAACCTTGATAAATTACgaattgatgataatgatagtAACAACGATGTTAACACTGTAGTTGATGGCattaataatgataacGGCGACCATTATCTCTCTGTTCCGAAGAGCCGCAAGTTACATCCTAGCGCAAGGGCTAAATCAGTGGGACATGCTCGCCGggaatctttgaaatttacTAGACCACCTATACCAGCTACCGTTCTACCGTCAGATATGAAAAACGATAATGGCTTTTTGGGAGAAGCAAACCATGAGAGGTACAATCCTGTAAACAAGAACTTTTCGACTGTACCCGAGGACTCTGCGACatataacaataatagtatTGAAAATTCTAGTAACGGACCTCTTCCAGTTTATTCCCAAGAGCTTACTGAGAAGCAAATCTTGGAAGAAGCTTCAAAGGCCCCTCCTGGATCCATGCCATCAATTGATTATCCAAAGTCaatgtttttgaaaggCTTTTTCTCCGTTCAAACAACTTCTTCTAAGCCACTGCCAATTGTTCGTCATGATATTATATCTGTTCTAACAAAAATGAGGATTGAGTTTAAAGAAGTGAAAGGAGGTTTTATATGTGTTCAACAAAGGTCACCAGTTGCTGATTCTGTAGTTCCTATAATAAATACAACCGACGTAGGTTTCGATTCTGGAAAGGTGATTGATCTGCAAAATAGTTTGGACAGCAAATTATCAAGTAGTTACCATAGTGCAACCTCCACGGCATCAAGAAACAACTCAATAAAGCGCCAAGGTTCTTGTAAAAGGGGCCAGAATAATATACCACTGACACCTTTGGCAACTAATACGcatcaaagaaattcatcaattctACTATCTCCAACTTATGGAAACCAAAGTAATGGTACTTCTGGTGAGCTATCTTCGACGTCCTTGGAGTACGTTCAACAGCAGGATGATATTTTGACAACATCAAGGGTCCAAAACATAAATGACATAAATGGCCCACTCGAGCATAACAACGCTTACAGTAATAAAGAAAGGCCTCCCATTCGGTTTGAAATTCACATTGTGAAAGTTCGTATTGTCGGCTTAGCAGGTGTACattttaaaaaagtttctGGCAATACCTGGTTGTATAAGGAACTAGCATCgtatattttgaaagagttAAACCTATAG